In the Paenibacillus sp. FSL R7-0337 genome, TCCGCTGACAACGGTCCGCGCCTATCCCGAGCAGATGGGCAAAGCAGCAGTTCAGCTGCTCGCCGAGCGGTTCGAAGGACGCGAAGCCCCTTCGCATACGATGATCGGCACGAAGCTGATTGTCCGCGAGACCAGCGGCGGGACAACGGATTAACGCAGTCCGGCTGCACGGCAATCGTAGATTGTTTTTTCCAAGGTATCCGTAGAAGTAAGGCTCAAGTTGGTCCAGATATCCGGACCTTATTCCAATACACAAGGAGTGTTATGATCATGAACATTTTTGCAGACGAATCGCAAGGGCTGTTTCACCTTCAGTCCAAGGACACCAGCTACATCATCCAACTGGTAGAGGGTTACCCTGCCCATGTCTACTGGGGTGCACGGCTCCGTCATGATGACAGTCTGGCCGGAGCACTGGAGCTGCGTGAACGCGCCTCCTTCTCACCAACCCCGCTCCCGCAGAAGCCCGCCCTCTCGCTGGATGCCCTCCCGCAGGAGTATCCGCAGTATGGTACGAGTGATTTTCGCCGGCCGGCTTATCAGGTTCAGCTTGCGGACGGCACGCGGATCTCAGAGCTGCAATATGCAGGCTATGTAATTACACCGGGCAAACCGGCACTGGATGGACTGCCCGCGGTCTATACAGAGAACGAAGCAGAAGCGCTCACGCTTGAACTCACCTTGAAGGATGACTACGCCGGTCTGACGGTCAGACTGCTCTATACGGTGTTCGCTGACCATCAGGCGATTACCCGCTCTGTCCGCTTTGAGCATAACGGCGAAGCCCCGCTCCGGCTGGAGCAGGCGCTTAGCGCCTCGGTGGATTTTGCCGATTCCGCCTATGACACACTACACCTGAGTGGCGCATGGGCGAGAGAACGCCATGTTCAGCGCCACCCGCTTAACCCCGGAGCCGCGCTGTCCCTGGAGAGCCGCCGCGGATCAAGCAGCCATCAGGTCAACCCGTTCCTCGCGCTGCTGCGCCCGGGTGCAGATGAAGATCAGGGTGACGTCTATGGCTTCAGCCTCGTCTACAGCGGCAGCTTCAGTGCAACTGCTGAGGTGGAGCAGTTCGGCCAGACCCGTGTAAGCATCGGGATTAATCCGTTCGACTTCTCCTGGCTGCTGGAGCCGGGCCAATCCTTCCAGACCCCGGAGGCCGTGCTTGTCTATTCCAGCGAAGGCATCGGCGGCATGTCGCGCACCTATCACCGGCTGTACCGTACCCGGCTCTGCCGCGGTGTTCACCGTGATCAGGCCCGCCCGATTCTGGTCAACAACTGGGAGGCGACTTACTTCGACTTCAATGCGGACAAAATCGCGACCATCGCCAAAGCAGCAGGCCCGCTCGGCATTGAGCTATTCGTCCTTGACGACGGCTGGTTCGGCAGACGCGACAAGGATAACAGCTCGCTCGGCGACTGGTTCGAGGACCGCCGCAAGCTGCCTGAAGGTCTGGCGGATCTGGCAGGCCGGGTCAATAAGGAAGGCGTACAGTTCGGTCTATGGGTAGAGCCGGAGATGGTCTCGCCGGACAGTGAGCTATACCGCAAGCACCCGGACTGGTGCCTGCATGCCGAAGGACGCCGCCGCACGGAAGGCCGCAACCAGCTGATCCTGGATCTCTCCCGTCCAGAGGTCTGTGACTATCTGTATGAGACG is a window encoding:
- a CDS encoding alpha-galactosidase — protein: MNIFADESQGLFHLQSKDTSYIIQLVEGYPAHVYWGARLRHDDSLAGALELRERASFSPTPLPQKPALSLDALPQEYPQYGTSDFRRPAYQVQLADGTRISELQYAGYVITPGKPALDGLPAVYTENEAEALTLELTLKDDYAGLTVRLLYTVFADHQAITRSVRFEHNGEAPLRLEQALSASVDFADSAYDTLHLSGAWARERHVQRHPLNPGAALSLESRRGSSSHQVNPFLALLRPGADEDQGDVYGFSLVYSGSFSATAEVEQFGQTRVSIGINPFDFSWLLEPGQSFQTPEAVLVYSSEGIGGMSRTYHRLYRTRLCRGVHRDQARPILVNNWEATYFDFNADKIATIAKAAGPLGIELFVLDDGWFGRRDKDNSSLGDWFEDRRKLPEGLADLAGRVNKEGVQFGLWVEPEMVSPDSELYRKHPDWCLHAEGRRRTEGRNQLILDLSRPEVCDYLYETLSAVFSSAPIRYIKWDMNRNMTEIASVKAAPERQKETAHRYMLGLYHLLERLTSRFPDILFESCSGGGGRFDPGMLFYMPQTWTSDNTDAVERLAIQYGTSIVYPASSMGAHVSDVPNHQVDRITSFATRGDVAMSGNFGYELDLTKFTEAEKDLAARQIAQYKEIRTLVQQGDMYRLLSPFEGSGETAWMFVSGDKTEAFVAYFRVLARPNPPISRLTLKGLNPELDYVIETGAAGSNEHVHGGAEASAAAGGDSSGPFQTAFDGTPLGGDRLMRMGLIVSDLRGDYASCTYRLRAVQR